A genomic stretch from Ooceraea biroi isolate clonal line C1 chromosome 3, Obir_v5.4, whole genome shotgun sequence includes:
- the LOC113561692 gene encoding uncharacterized protein LOC113561692: MTEILNIGDKPIFDDRIVKIETHTYNPYANTTFGYSDEIRIPIQQQDLYTLPYESFLYVEGKLTIKKPAANKHVVLENNCVAFMFDEIRYELNGVDIDRSRNAGITSTLKNYVSLTASRNGMLKNAGWDITNFSNGEEGHFNFCVPLSMLLGFCEDYRRVVINARHELILIRSRNDNNCLRGDAEIQPEIELLRVQWRMPHVALNEINKLAMLRTLESGRFLSMSFRSWDLQEFPLLQSTTKHSWTVKATTQLEKPRYVIFALQTGRKNNITRSITRFDDCKLTNVKLYLNSEFYPYDDLNLDFDKKRYAILYDMYARFYKSYYGGNRDEVFLPIDKFGFCGPFAVIDCSRQSESVKTATVDVRLEFDCMEDIPANTTAYCLIIHDRVVEYSPLTNVVRRIT, translated from the coding sequence atgacAGAGATTCTCAACATCGGGGACAAGCCGATCTTTGATGATCGCATCGTCAAGATCGAGACTCACACGTACAATCCGTATGCCAACACAACGTTTGGATACAGCGATGAGATAcgaatacccatacagcagcAGGATCTGTACACGTTACCATACGAGAGTTTTCTCTACGTCGAGggtaaattaacgataaagaAACCCGCAGCGAATAAGCATGTGGTATTGGAGAACAATTGCGTGGCGTTCATGTTCGATGAGATTCGTTATGAACTCAACGGTGTGGACATTGATCGCAGCAGAAACGCTGGAATAACCTCCACTCTGAAAAACTATGTATCTCTAACGGCATCAAGGAATGGGATGTTGAAGAATGCTGGATGGGATATCACGAATTTTTCAAACGGCGAAGAGGGTCACTTCAACTTTTGCGTACCGCTTAGCATGCTGCTGGGATTTTGTGAAGACTACAGACGTGTGGTGATTAATGCACGTCATGAATTGATTCTCATACGATcgcgcaacgacaacaatTGTCTAAGAGGAGATGCTGAGATCCAGCCCGAGATTGAATTACTCAGAGTACAGTGGCGTATGCCCCACGTCGCATTGAACGAGATCAACAAACTGGCTATGCTACGAACTCTGGAGAGTGGAAGATTTCTGAGCATGAGTTTCCGCTCGTGGGATCTGCAAGAATTTCCTCTGCTGCAGAGTACGACTAAGCATTCATGGACCGTCAAGGCAACAACGCAACTCGAGAAGCCGCGATACGTCATCTTTGCATTGCAAACTGGtcgaaagaataatataacgaGATCGATAACTCGATTCGACGATTGCAAATTAACTAATGTGAAACTTTATCTAAACTCGGAATTTTATCCATACGACGATTTGAACCTCGATTTCGACAAGAAGAGATATGCCATCCTGTATGATATGTACGCGCGGTTTTACAAATCGTATTATGGAGGCAATCGTGATGAGGTGTTTCTCCCCATCGACAAATTTGGATTTTGCGGTCCCTTTGCCGTCatcgattgttcgcgacaAAGCGAATCTGTGAAGACTGCCACCGTCGACGTGCGATTAGAGTTCGACTGCATGGAAGACATACCGGCGAATACTACAGCCTACTGTCTCATCATACACGATCGCGTGGTCGAATACAGCCCGTTGACCAACGTTGTGCGCAGAATCACTTAA